A region from the Vulpes lagopus strain Blue_001 chromosome 5, ASM1834538v1, whole genome shotgun sequence genome encodes:
- the ACR gene encoding acrosin has translation MVEMLPTAVLLVLVVSVVAKDNATCDGPCGLRFRHSAQGASRIVGGQDTLIGAWPWMVSLQVFTSHNNRRYHACGGTLLNSHWLLTAAHCFVSKKKVYDWRLVFGAREIVYGNDKPAKPPQQERYVEKIIIHESYVPSLEYNDIALMKITPPVPCGQFIGPGCLPQFRAGPPRVPQGCWVAGWGFLKEKAYRIAPTLQEARVNLIDLDLCNSTQWYNGRIRSTNVCAGYPEGKIDTCQGDSGGPLMCRDNVANTYVVVGITSWGVGCARAKRPGVYTATWPYLNWIASKIGSNALHMAQLATPPHPSTQAPPARPPSAQSPAHPPWYFQRPPRPPPASLPSQPRPRPKPPAAPPPPPPPPPPPPPAPPSIPKPLQVLSFAKRLQQLIEILKGKTFSSAKGYYEMETTDLPELTAAS, from the exons ATGGTGGAGATGCTGCCAACTGCCGTTCTGCTGGTCTTGGTGGTGTCTGTGGTTGCCAAAGATAACGCCACGTGTGA TGGCCCCTGTGGGCTGCGGTTCAGGCACAGTGCGCAGGGGGCCAGCCGCATCGTCGGAGGGCAGGACACGCTGATCGGGGCCTGGCCCTGGATGGTCAGCCTCCAGGTCTTCACCTCCCACAACAACCGGAGGTACCACGCCTGCGGAGGCACCTTGCTGAACTCCCACTGGCTGCTCACTGCCGCTCACTGCTTCGTCTCCAAAAA GAAAGTGTACGACTGGAGACTGGTTTTTGGCGCAAGGGAGATCGTGTATGGGAATGATAAGCCCGCGAAGCCGCCCCAGCAGGAAAGATATGTGGAGAAAATCATCATCCACGAGAGCTACGTCCCCAGTCTGGAGTACAACGACATCGCGCTCATGAAGATCACGCCGCCTGTTCCGTGCGGGCAGTTCATCGGCCCCGGCTGCCTGCCCCAGTTCAGGGCGGGCCCACCTAGGGtgccccagggctgctgggtgGCTGGCTGGGGGTTCTTAAAGGAGAAAG CCTACAGGATCGCACCTACACTGCAGGAGGCACGCGTGAACCTCATCGACCTTGACTTATGTAACTCCACCCAGTGGTACAACGGGCGCATTCGTTCAACTAACGTGTGTGCAGGCTACCCTGAAGGCAAGATCGACACCTGCCAG GGGGACAGCGGCGGGCCTCTCATGTGCAGAGACAACGTGGCAAACACCTATGTGGTCGTGGGAATCACAAGCTGGGGGGTAGGCTGTGCCCGAGCTAAGCGCCCCGGAGTCTACACGGCCACCTGGCCCTATCTGAACTGGATTGCTTCCAAGATTGGTTCTAATGCCTTGCACATGGCTCAACTGGCCACCCCTCCCCATCCTAGTACTCAAGCACCCCCGGCTAGACCCCCCTCTGCCCAGTCTCCTGCTCACCCTCCTTGGTACTTCCAACGCCCTCCTCGACCGCCTCCTGCCAGTCTGCCATCTCAACCTCGACCTCGACCCAAACCCCCAGctgcacctccacctccacctccacccccacccccacccccacctgcacccccatctATCCCTAAACCTCTCCAAGTACTTTCTTTTGCCAAGCGACTACAGCAACTCATAGAGATCTTGAAGGGGAAGACCTTTTCTAGCGCAAAGGGGTATTATGAAATGGAGACCACAGATCTCCCAGAACTGACCGCTGCCTCCTGA